A region of Prochlorococcus marinus subsp. pastoris str. CCMP1986 DNA encodes the following proteins:
- the gap gene encoding type I glyceraldehyde-3-phosphate dehydrogenase: MTLRVAINGFGRIGRNFMRCWLSRGAYTNIEVVGINVTSDPKTNAHLLKYDSVLGKLDGVDIQYTDDTFVINNKTIKCFSDRNPMNLPWKDWGVDLVIESTGVFNTDIGASKHLEVGAKKVILTAPGKGSGVGTYVVGVNADQYKHSDYDILSNASCTTNCLAPVVKVLDQTFGINKGLMTTIHSYTGDQRILDNSHRDLRRARAAATNIVPTSTGAAKAVALVYPEMTGKLTGIAMRVPTPNVSAVDFVFESSKSVTSQEVNNALKESSLGSMKGIIKYGDEPLVSSDYAGTNESSIVDSDLTMSIGDNLVKVLAWYDNEWGYSQRVVDLAEIVAQKWE, translated from the coding sequence ATGACTTTGCGTGTTGCGATTAATGGGTTTGGCAGAATTGGGCGAAACTTTATGCGTTGTTGGTTAAGTAGAGGAGCTTATACCAACATCGAAGTGGTTGGGATTAATGTAACTTCAGACCCTAAAACTAACGCTCATCTGCTTAAGTACGATTCAGTATTAGGAAAATTGGATGGAGTGGACATTCAATATACTGATGATACTTTTGTAATTAATAACAAGACTATCAAGTGTTTTTCTGATAGAAACCCAATGAATTTACCTTGGAAAGATTGGGGGGTTGATTTGGTTATTGAATCAACTGGTGTTTTTAATACTGATATTGGTGCAAGTAAACACCTTGAGGTAGGTGCTAAAAAAGTAATTCTTACTGCTCCTGGTAAAGGTTCAGGTGTTGGGACTTACGTAGTAGGTGTGAATGCTGATCAATATAAACATAGTGATTATGATATTTTGAGCAATGCTAGTTGCACTACAAATTGTTTAGCTCCAGTAGTAAAAGTTCTTGATCAAACGTTTGGAATTAATAAAGGATTGATGACAACAATTCATAGCTATACTGGTGATCAACGTATTTTAGATAATAGTCATAGGGATTTAAGAAGGGCTAGAGCAGCAGCTACAAACATTGTTCCTACTTCAACAGGAGCTGCTAAAGCAGTTGCTTTGGTCTACCCTGAGATGACAGGTAAACTCACTGGTATAGCTATGAGAGTACCTACTCCTAACGTTTCAGCTGTAGATTTCGTTTTTGAATCTTCAAAATCTGTTACTAGTCAAGAAGTTAATAACGCGCTTAAGGAATCTTCTCTGGGTTCTATGAAAGGAATTATTAAATACGGTGATGAGCCACTGGTTTCAAGTGATTATGCAGGAACTAATGAATCATCAATAGTTGATAGTGATCTTACAATGTCAATTGGCGATAATCTTGTAAAAGTTCTTGCCTGGTATGACAATGAATGGGGTTATAGTCAAAGAGTTGTAGATTTAGCTGAGATAGTAGCTCAAAAATGGGAATAA
- a CDS encoding thiamine-phosphate kinase, whose amino-acid sequence MHKELLEDIGEKELIKRLAEFMPKNQVSDDCAFIKAKNKNLLINTDSLVENIHFNDDTISALDIGWKAVACNVSDLISSGCSKIIGVNIGLVVPSKTDWLWIKDLYTGINLALDYFGGLILGGDCSVGKEKVISMTALGKQGEIKLRRNSCKPNEIILTTGIHGLSKLGLMIKSKTIFDSDIALSHSLINSSLQQFCRPKLKPKFLKKILKTRTNKSIKMIGCTDSSDGLFQALLDLATESNCKAIIDYAKVPKHKNWPTGNKWDEYYFFGGEDYELVFSLPRKWANNLLNEDQTITEIGYFLEGDVSVNFKNCDNKNLLKNKSFSHF is encoded by the coding sequence AAAAATCAAGTTTCTGATGATTGCGCATTCATTAAAGCTAAAAATAAAAACTTACTTATTAATACTGATTCATTAGTAGAAAATATACATTTTAATGATGATACGATCTCTGCCTTAGACATAGGATGGAAAGCCGTAGCATGTAATGTATCTGATTTAATCTCAAGTGGATGCAGCAAAATTATAGGAGTTAATATTGGATTAGTAGTCCCATCAAAAACAGATTGGCTTTGGATTAAAGATTTATATACAGGAATAAATCTAGCTTTAGACTATTTTGGGGGCTTAATTCTTGGAGGAGATTGTTCTGTGGGAAAAGAAAAAGTAATCTCTATGACTGCTCTAGGAAAACAGGGTGAAATTAAATTACGAAGAAACTCATGCAAACCAAATGAAATTATTTTGACTACAGGCATTCATGGCCTTAGCAAATTAGGATTAATGATAAAAAGTAAAACAATTTTTGATAGTGATATTGCACTATCACACTCATTAATAAATAGTTCTTTACAACAATTTTGCAGACCAAAACTTAAACCTAAATTTCTTAAAAAAATACTTAAAACTCGTACTAATAAAAGTATTAAAATGATTGGTTGTACTGACAGTAGTGATGGATTATTTCAAGCATTATTAGATTTAGCAACTGAAAGTAATTGCAAAGCAATTATTGATTATGCAAAAGTTCCTAAACATAAAAATTGGCCTACAGGAAATAAATGGGACGAATATTATTTTTTTGGGGGCGAAGATTACGAGCTAGTTTTTTCTCTCCCAAGAAAATGGGCCAATAATCTTTTAAATGAAGATCAAACTATTACGGAAATCGGATACTTTCTCGAAGGAGACGTGTCAGTCAATTTTAAAAACTGTGATAACAAAAATTTACTTAAGAATAAGTCTTTTTCTCACTTTTGA